In Salvelinus namaycush isolate Seneca chromosome 36, SaNama_1.0, whole genome shotgun sequence, one DNA window encodes the following:
- the LOC120030152 gene encoding recombining binding protein suppressor of hairless-like: MAPVVTGKFEERPQPQRLTREAMRNYLKERGDQTVLILHAKVAQKSYGNEKRFFCPPPCVYLMGSGWKKKKEQMERDGCSEQESQPCAFIGIGNSDQEMQQLNLEGKNYCTAKTLYISDSDKRKHFMLSVKMFYGNSTDIGVFLSKRIKVISKPSKKKQSLKNADLCIASGTKVALFNRLRSQTVSTRYLHVEGGNFHASSQQWGAFYIHLLDDEESEGEEFTVRDGYIHYGQTVKLVCSVTGMALPRLIIRKVDKQTALLDADDPVSQLHKCAFYLKDTERMYLCLSQERIIQFQATPCPKEPNKEMINDGASWTIISTDKAEYTFYEGMGPVHSPVTPVPVVESLQLNGGGDVAMLELTGQNFTSNLRVWFGDVEAETMYRCAESMLCVVPDISAFREGWRWVRQPVQVPVTLVRNDGIIYSTTLTFTYTPEPGPRPHCNAAGAILRAGSDRLLTASSNIANNSDANNTYGPNGSNAGVTSSSTAATVVS, from the exons GGAAGCGATGCGGAATTACCTGAAGGAGCGAGGAGACCAAACTGTCCTGATCCTGCATGCAAAAGTTGCACAGAAATCTTATGGCAATGAAAAAAG GTTCTTCTGTCCTCCCCCGTGTGTGTACCTGATGGGCTCTGGCTGGAAGAAAAAGAAGGAGCAAATGGAGAGAGACGGCTGCTCGGAGCAGGAGTCTCAGCCCTGTGCCTTCATAGGGATAGGAAACTCTGACCAAGAGATGCAGCAACTCAACCTAGAGGGAAAG AACTATTGCACAGCCAAAACCTTGTACATATCAGACTCCGACAAGAGAAAGCACTTCATGCTGTCCGTCAAGATGTTTTACGGCAACAGCACAGACATCGGCGTCTTCCTCAGCAAGAGAATCAAAGTCATCTCCAAGCCCTCCAAAAAGAAGCAGTCCCTGAAGAACGCAGATC TGTGTATTGCATCGGGGACCAAGGTGGCCCTGTTCAACCGGTTGCGGTCCCAGACGGTCAGCACGCGCTACCTACATGTGGAGGGGGGGAACTTTCATGCCAGCTCCCAGCAATGGGGTGCCTTCTACATCCACCTGT TGGATGACGAGGAGTCCGAAGGAGAGGAGTTCACTGTGAGAGATGGCTATATCCACTACGGACAAACGGTCAAACTGGTCTGCTCTGTCACCGGGATGGCCCTGCCACGACTG ATCATCCGTAAAGTGGACAAGCAGACGGCCCTGCTGGATGCAGACGACCCCGTCTCCCAGCTCCACAAGTGTGCCTTCTACCTGAAGGACACAGAGCGCATGTACCTGTGCCTTTCCCAAGAGAGGATCATCCAGTTTCAA GCCACTCCATGCCCAAAGGAACCAAACAAAGAGATGATCAACGACGGAGCGTCCTGGACAATCATCAGCACGGACAAGGCTGAGTATACCTTCTACGAGGGCATGGGCCCCGTCCACTCGCCTGTCACCCCCGTGCCTGTGGTCGAGAGTTTACAG CTAAACGGTGGTGGGGACGTGGCCATGCTGGAGCTGACGGGACAGAACTTCACTTCAAACCTGAGGGTCTGGTTTGGAGACGTCGAGGCAGAGACCATGTACAG GTGTGCGGAGAGCATGCTGTGCGTGGTGCCTGACATCTCTGCCTTCCGCGAGGGCTGGCGCTGGGTGCGGCAGCCGGTGCAGGTGCCCGTCACGCTGGTGCGAAACGACGGGATCATCTACTCCACCACACTCACCTTCACCTACACGCCGGAGCCCGGGCCGCGGCCGCACTGCAACGCCGCCGGAGCCATCCTGCGGGCGGGCAGCGACCGCCTGCTCACGGCTAGCAGCAACATCGCTAACAACAGCGACGCTAACAACACCTACGGCCCCAACGGCTCCAACGCAGGAGTCACGTCCTCTTCCACGGCCGCCACTGTGGtgtcctaa